From the Streptomonospora nanhaiensis genome, the window CACCTACGGCGGGGTGTTCGAGCCCCTGGTGCTGCTGACCGCCATAGCCGGGGCCACGCGCTCGGTGCGGCTGGGGACCTCGGTGCTGATCCTGCCGCTGCGCGACCCGTTCCTGCTGGCCAAGCAGGCGGCGACGCTGGAGCGCCTGGCGCCGGGCCGCCTGGTGCTGGGCGTGGGCGCCGGCTGGGAGGAGGCCGAGTTCACCGCGCTGGGCGTGGACTTCGCCGACCGCGGCGGGCGCACCGACGAGGCGCTGGCGCTGATCCGGCACCTGCACACGGTGGGGCGGGGCCCGTTCGAGGGGCCGCGCTTCGGGTTCGAGACGGGGGTGTTCGCACCGGCGCCCACCGCTCCGGTACCGCTGCTGGTGGGCGGGATCTCGGCCGCCGCGCTGCGCCGGGCGGCCCGCCACGGCGACGTCTGGCAGGCCGTTCCGGGCATCACGGCCGAGCGCTTCGGCGCGCTGGCGGCCGCGCTCCGCGAGCGCGCCGCCGGCCGCCCGATCGAGACGGGCGCCCGCCTGTCCCTGCCCGCCGGCCGCGATCCCCGCGACGCGGCCGAGGAGATCGCGGCCCTCGGCGCGGCGGGCGCCGACCACGTCTCCGTCTGGTTCGGCTCCCCCGACGGCTACGCCGACCGCATGGCGGCCCTGGTCCGGGCCGTCGGCCGCTGAGCCCGGCGCACCCCTCCGCGCGCGTCCGCCGGCCCCCGCCCGGCCGACGCCTCCGGGCGGCCGGGCGGCCTGCGGGCCGCCGGCCGGCTGGCAAGGTGGATCCCATGGTGATTGCGCGCAGGGTGCGAGTGGCCGACGCGGCCGTCGAGGTGATCGCGGACGAGGGGCTGCGCGGGCTGACGCACCGCGCCGTGGACGCCCGCGCCGGGCTGCCCGAGGGCAGCGCCAGCAGCTGCTTCCGCACCCGCCTGGCGCTGCTGCGGGCGGTGCTGGACCGGGTGGTGGAACTGGACGAGGCGGCGCTGGCCGGGCTGGAGTTCCCGCCGGGCGACGCCGCCGCCGTCGCCGACGCGCTCACCGGCTTCCTGGAGTACTCCCTGGGCCCCGGGCGGGCGCGCACCCGCGCCCGGCTGGAGCTGTACCTCGACGCGGCCCGCCGCCCCGGCCTGCGCGAACCCCTCGCCGCGGCCAACGCCCGGTTCCTCGACCGCGCCGCGTCTGGCCTGGCCGCCGCCGGGGTCGCCGACCCGCGCGGCGCGGCGCGGCTGCTGCTGGCCCAGCTCGACGGACTGCTCTACGACGCCCTGGCCCGGCCGTTCGCACCGGCCGACCGGGCGTGGCTGCGCAGGGCGGTCGGCGCGGCCGTCCGATCGCTACAGGTGTAGCATGCTGCTCGACTACAGCTGTAGCGAGCGGAGGAGGCGGCCATGCTCCGGCAGGGCGCGGCGATCGCGGAGTTGGCGCGGCACGGCTACGACGGACTGCTCACGCTGTACCGCCGGCACGGCCCGGTGTTCACGCTGGGCGCGGGGCGGCACGGCTACGTCTACCTGCTGGGCCCCGAGGCCAACCGGTTCGTCTTCGCCAACACCGCGCTGTTTCGCACGCGCGAGGCGTTTGAGGCGCTGGTGCCGGTCGACGGCCCCACCTCGCTCATCGTCAGCGAGGGCGCCGACCACCGGCGCCGCCGTGCCCTGGTCCGGCCCGCGCTGCACCACCGGCGGGTCGAGGGGTACGTGCGGACCATGGCCGAGAGCGCTGACGCCGCCATCGACGCCTGGCGCCCCGGCGACCGGATCGACGCCTACCAGGTGTTCCGCGCCGCGATCCGCCGCGGCACCGTGCGCGCCCTGTTCGGCCCGCGCCTGGCGGCCGACGCCGACTTCCTCGGCGACCGCCTGCAGCCCATGCTCGACGTCATCGACCGCATGCCCCAGGCGCTGCGCGCCCACCGGGTGCTGCGCACCCCGGCCTGGCGGCGCGCCATGGCGGCCCGGCGCGCGGCCGACGAACGGCTCTACGCCGAGATCGCGCGGCTGCGCGGCGAGGCCCGCGGCGGCACGGACCCGCACGCGGTCGCGCCCGGTGACGGGGAGGGGGACGGCGACGGGGGCGGGGCGCGCGGCGGGCACATCCTCGCCGACCTGGTGCGCGCCCGCTCCGCGGACGGCGCCGGCCTCTCCGACGCCGAGATCCGCGACCAGGCCATGACCCTCATCGCCGCCGGCTACGAGACCACCAGCGCCGCGCTGGCCTGGACCCTCCACCGCCTGCTGACCACCGAGGGCGCGTGGCGGCGCGCCCGCGCCGAGGCGGAGCGGGCCGGCCCGCCCACGGCGGAGTCCCTGGGCCGCGTGCCCTACATCGCGGGCGCGGTCAACGAGGCGCTGCGCCTGCACCCGCCGGCCGCCATCAGCGCCCGGCACACGGCCGCCCCGTTCACCTTCGCCGGCCACCGCGTTCCAGAGGGGGCGACCGTGGTCTACAGCCCCTACGTCACCCACCGCCTCCCCGAGGCGTGGCCCGACCCGCTGCGCTTCGCCCCCGACCGCTGGGCCGAGGGCTTCCGCCCGGCGCCCGAGCACTTCTGCCCCTTCGGCGGCGGCGCCCACCGCTGCGTCGGCTCGGCGATGGCCACGACCGAACTCGTCGTCACGACCATGCGCGTCGTCGCCCGGGCCACCCTCACCCCCGAGACCCGCGAGGTCCGCCCCCGCGGCCTGACCACCATGCGCCCCGCCGGCGGCCTCCCCGTCCGCGTCACCTCGGTCCGCCCCGGGTGAGGCGGCGCCGCCGGGGTCAGGACGCGGTGGGCTTCTCCGCGGATTCGGGGGGGTTGGGCGGGGCGGGGTCGGTGGGGCGGCGGGACCAGACGCCTGCCACGAGGGCTCCGGCGATGTTGTGCCAGACCGAGAACAGGGCGGCGGGCAGGGCGGCCAGCGGGGTGAAGTGGGTGGTGGCCAGGGCGGCGGCGAGGCCGGAGTTCTGCATGCCGACCTCGACGCTGATCGCGCGGCGGGCCGACTCCGGGAGGCGGACGGCCCAGGCCGCGAGGTAGCCCAGGGTCAGGCCGGCGGCGTTGTGCAGCACCACCGCCAGCACCACCAGCGCGCCCGTGCTCAGCAGGGCGTCGGCGTTGGCGCCCACCACCGCCGCGACCACCACGACGATGCCGCCGACCGACACCAGCGGCAGCAGCGGCAGCACGCGCTCGACCAGCCGGGCGAACAGCAGGCGCACCACCAGGCCGAGGACCACCGGCACCAGCACCACCTGGAGGATCGACGTCAGCAGCCCGGCGGCGTCCACCGGCAGGGTCGAGCCGGCCAGCAGCAGCACCAGCAGCGGTGTCAGCAGCGGGGCGAGCAGGGTGGAGACCGAGGTCATGGCCACCGACAGCGCGACGTCGCCGCGCGCCAGGTAGACGATGACGTTGGAGGCGGTGCCGCCAGGCGCCGAGCCCACCAGCACCATGCCCACCACCAGCTCGGGCGGCAGCTGCAGCGCCATGGCCAGCCCCCACCCGGTCAGCGGCATCACCACGAACTGGGCGAGCACCCCGACCAGGGCGGCCTGCGGCCGGGTGGCCACGATCTTGAAGTCGGCCGGACGCAGGGTCAGGCCCATCCCGAACATGATGACGCCCAGCAGCGGGTTGACCCAGGTGACCAGCTGCGCGGTCTGGTCGGCCGCGAGCAGCCCCACGACCGCGCTGGCCAGGACCAGCACTCCGAACCAGCGGCCCACGAACCCCGCGAGGGTGACCAGGAAAGCCATGCGCTCCATTCCAGCAGGTGGCGGCCGAGCCCGACGCACCGGGGCGGCCCCGCCGGGGGTCGGGGCATGTCAGGCGGGGTCGGCCGAGGCGTCGCGCAGGGCCCGCAGCACGGCGGTGAGGGCGGGCCGGCGGGCGGAGTCCTGGTGCCAGAAGGCGAACACCTGCCGGGTCAGCGCGGGCTGCACCGGCACCAGCCGCACGCCCTCGGGCACCGGGCCCAGGCCCAGCCGGGGCATGACGGCCGCGCCCAGCCCCGCGGCGATCATGGTGAGCTTGGTCTGGTGCTCCTCGACGGTGTGGGCGATCACGGGTTCGGCGCCGCGCGCCCGCAGCATGCCGTGCAGCCAGTCGTCGCAGATGGAGCCGCCGCGCCAGCTGATCCAGGGCTCGTTGAGGACCTCGTCGAGGTCGAGGATCTCGCGGTGGGCCAGCGGGTGGTCGACCGGCAGCGCGATGTCGGCGACGTCGACCATGATCGGCGCCTTGACCATCGTGGTGGGCAGCTTGACCGGGGCGCCCTCCCAGTCGACCTCCAGGCCGAGGTCGCACTCGCCGCGGGAGACGGCGGTGACGGCGTTGAAGGGCTCGGTCTCGTTCAGCTCCACGCGCAGCCGGGGGTGGCTGTGGGCGAGCAGCCCGATGGCCGGGACGACCAGGCCGCGCGCGCCGGTGGCGAAGGCGGCGATGCGCACCGTGCCGATGACCTCGCTGCGGTGCTCCTCAAGCGCGGCCTCGGCCCGCTGCACCAGCGAGAGGATCTGGCCGGTGTGCTCGACCAGGATGTGGGCGGCGTCGGTGAGCCGCACCCCGCGGCCGTTGCGCTCGACCAGGGCCTGGCCGACCTCGCGCTCCAGTTTGGCGAGCTGCTGGGAGACGGCGGAGTTGGTGACGTGCAGGGACTCGGCGGCGGCGTTGAGGGAGCCGTTCACGGCGATGGCGTGCAGGACCCGCATCCGCTCGACACTCAGCATGAAGCGATACTAATCCACAGGTTAAGCAGAATGAAGTGGACCTAAGACCGAGGTGGGCGATATGCCTGTTCCATGAGCGCCCTCCCCTCCGACAGCCGACCGCCCGTGCCCACCGCACCGGCGGCCCCGGCGTCCGCGGCGGCCCCGCGCCCGCGCCGCGCCGTCGACTGGCGGCTGAAGTTCCTGCTCCTGGCCCTGGTCTGGGGTTCCAGCTTCATGTTCATCGGCATCGCCGCGCAGGTGCTGGTGCCCGTCCACATCACGCTGGGCCGCATGGTCACCGGCCTGCTGCCGCTGGCCGCCGTGCTGCTGGTGCGCCGCGGCCGCCTGCCGCGCGGGGCGCGCACCTGGTTCCACCTGTCGGTCACCGCGTTCCTGCTCAACGTGGTGCCGTTCACCCTCTTCGGCTACGCCGGGCAGCTCATCCCCTCGGCCCTGTCGGGTATCTGCAACGCCGCCACCCCGCTCTTCGCGCTTCTGTTCTCCCTGCTGCTGCTCTCCGACGAGCGGCCCACCCGCGCCCGCCTGGCCGGGCTGGGGCTCGGCTTCCTCGGCGTGCTGGTCGTCTTCGGCGTGTGGACGGGCCTGGCGGGGGCCGGCCCGGTCGGCATGCTGCTGGCCGTGGGCGCCGCCGTCTGCTACGGGATCGGCACCCCCTACCTGCGCCGCTTCCTGTCGGGTACCGGGCACAGCCCGCTGGAGCTGTCCACCGCGCAGCTGATCACGGGCACCGTGCAGATCGGGATCGCCGCCGCGCTGTTCACCGACGCCCCCGCCGCCCTGCCGCTGCCGGTTGTGGCCGCCGTCGCGGTCCTGGGGGCGCTGGGCACCGGGTTCGCCTACGTGCTGCAGTACGCGGTCATCCGCGAGGCCGGCGCCACCGTCGCCACCACGGTCACCTACCTGGCGCCGGTGGTGGCGATCGGGCTGGGGGTGCTGCTGCTGGGCGAGGACCTCGCGTGGAACGAGCCCGTGGGCGCCCTGATCATCATCGCGGGGGCGGCGCTGGCCCAGTACCGGCCGCGGCGGCCGGCCCCGGTCGGCGGCTGATCCGCGTCCCGCCCCCGCGGCGCGGAACGCGGGGGCGGGCGCGGGCCGGGGCGCACTGGCGCGCGCGCCCGCGGGGCGGGACCATGCTTGCGTGAAGCAGATCCGATCCGGCGGGGTCCTGGTCGCCTTCGAGGGCGGACCGCTCGACGCGCGGACCTACCGCGTGGACGAGGCGCCCGACGCCGTCGTCGTCATCGAGCGCTCCGACGAGCCCGACACGGTGCCCGGCGAGCACCCGGCCGACCGCGTCCTGCGGCTGGCGTCGGCGCAGCCCGCCCTGCACCGCTACCGCCGCACCGGCACCCGCGAGGGGGTGCGCCGGTACGGCTACGGCGGCGAGGTCGAGCGGGCCGACGCCGGGCTGCTGTTCGTGCCGCACCACCGCTGACGGGTCGCGCGGCGGATTCGAAGCGCCTCAGCCGTTCTCGCGCTGCAGGCGCTCCACCAGCATCCTCTTGCCCTGCTCGCCCGCCTTCTTGTTGTTCTCCTGGATGCGGCGCAGCCAGTCGGCGAGCTCCTGGTCGCCCTCGCGCTCGGCGTCCTGGATGAAGGTCTCCAGCCGCCACACGTTCTCCAGCGACTGGTGGACGGCCCACACCAGGTTGTAGTTCTTGTCCTTCAGCGGGCTGCTCGGGGTATCGGCCATGATCACACCTTCCGAACGGTCGCTTGCGCGTCACTTCGTAGCGCCACCGCTTCCCCACTCGCCGCCGAACATGCCCCGTGACCGGCCACGGGCTGCGTTCCGGCTGGTCACCTGCTGCTCAGCGACCGGCCCGGCGCGCCCTTGCGGCGGTCGCGACCGGTGCGCACGGCCAGCACGAGCGTCGCCGCGACCATGATGCCGACGAGGTTGATCACCAGCTGCTCCAGCGACTCCACCGCCCGCTGCCACTCCGCGAGCGTCACCGCGACCACGGCGTAGGCGGCCGCCGGCACCGTGGTGACCGAGATGAACACGCCCACCAGCGCCGCCGACTTCGCCGACACCAGGCTGAGCATGCCCGCCGCGCCCGCCAGCAGCGCCACGATCAGCGAGAACGGTCCGACGTCGTAGATGAAGTCGACCTGGCTGCCGTCGGCGAACCCCGGCGGCGAGAACGACACCAGCCCCGACAGCTCCAGCAGCAGCACGAACACCGCCGTGATCGCCATGGCCAGCGTGAACCCGACGGCCGTGGTGACCGTGGACTGGCGCACGAGGTCCCAGCGCCGCCCCACGATCCCGACCCCGAAGGCGGCCAGCGGACCGAAGTCGGGCGCCACGGCCATGGCGCCGACCACGGTCACCGGGGAGTTGGTGACCACGCCGACGGCGGAGATCATCAGGCCCAGCGTGAGGAACGTCAGGTAGACCCAGTTGAGGTGGGATTCGTCGTCGGCCCGGGAGATCAGCTCGTCCCACACCACGGCCTCGTCGCCGTGGCCGGGCGCCTTGGCGCGCGCGACGTCGGCGGAGTCCGACAGGGTGGTCTCCAGCGCCTCCAGGGTGATGGCGCCCCGCCGGTCGATCTCCAGGTCGGCCAGGTCGCTGAGCACGGAGTCGACGCACTCGCGGGCGAGGTCGGCCTCGACCGAGTCGCCCCGGGGCCGCACCGCCGCGTCGCGGAACACCACGACGTGGGCGACTCCGACCTGCCGCTCCAGCACGGCGAGGACGTCGTCCGTGCGGTCCCGCGGCGTGATCACCCTCAGGTGCAGCAACTCCCGCGCCTTTCCGTGTGGTTTGTGGGATACCACCCTAGAGCCGGAACGGCGGTGCTTTCGGCCGGTCGCGGCGCCCCCGTCCCGAGTCGGCCACCTCCGGGCGGAGCGCCGGGAGCACCGGGTGTGACGTGCGCCGTGGCACGGCGGCGCGATCACGGCTAGCCTCAACGCGTTCTTTGGCCGGATATCTGGAGGGCCGCCCCTTGTCCGGGGTCATCGTCGGTTTCGGGGTGATCGCGAGCATCGTCGCCGTCGGCTACATCCTGGGCCGCCTGGACGTGCTCGGCCGCAACGGCCGCGAGGTGCTCAGCCGGCTGTCCTTCTACGTCGCCACGCCCGCGCTGCTCTTCGACATCCTCTCCACCGCCGACCTGTCGGTCCTGGTTTCGGCGCCGCTGCTGGTCAGCGCGCTGAGCATGCTGGTGGTGGCCGCGCTGTTCGTCGCCGTCGGCCTGCTGCGCCGCTGGGGCGTGGCCCGCACCACCATGGGCGCGCTGTGCGCCTCCTACGTCAACGCCGGCAACCTGGGAATCCCCATCTCGGCCTACGTGCTGGGCGACGCGTCGCTGGTGGCGCCCGTCCTGCTGTTCCAGCTGCTGGTGCTCGGGCCGATCGGCTTGACGGTGCTCGACGTCAACCGCAGCGAGCCGGGCGGCCGCACCGGCCCGCTGCGCATCCTCACCACCCCGCTGCGCAACCCCGTGGTGATCGGCTGCCTGGCGGGCGTCGCGGTCGCCGCGAGCGGGTGGAGCCCGCCCGAGCCGTTCATGGAGCCGTTCGAACTGGTCGGCTCGATCTCGGTGCCCGCCGTGCTGCTGGCCTTCGGTATCTCGCTGCACGGCAGCCCGCTGCCGTTCCGCGGCCCGGAGAAGGCCGCGGTGGGCCTGGCCGTGCTGCTCAAGTGCCTGGTGCAGCCGGCGGCGGCCTGGGCCGTGGGCGTCTTCGCGTTCGGCCTGTCGGGCGCCGAGCTGTTCGCCGTGGTGGTGCTCGCCGCGCTGCCCACCGCGCAGAACATGTACACCTACTCGCTGCGCTACGGCGCCGCCGAGACCATGACGCGCGAGATCGTGCTGCTGTCGACCCTGCTCACACTGCCGGTCCTGGTGGGGATCGCCTTCCTGCTGGGCTGAGGCCGGGCGGTGGGCGGGCCCCGCACGGGGGCGCCCCCTCCGCCGGTACGGGGAGGGGGGCGCCGGACGCCGGGCCGGCCGAGCTGGGGGATGCCGGTCGGCCGGACCGGCGGGCCGCGCCGCCTCGGCGGGCGCGGCGGGGCGGGTCAGGAGACGGAGCACTCCTGGCCGTTGAGGGAGAAGGACGTCGGCTCGTTGTTGGTGCCGGTGTGGGAGCCGTTGAAGCCCAGGCTGACCGTGCCGCCCGCCGCGACCGTGCCGTTCCAGGCCGCGTTGGAGACCGTGACGGTGGAGCCCGACTGCGTCCACTGGCCCGACCACCCGCTGGTCACCCGCTGGCCGTTGGGGAAGTCGAACTCCAGCTCCCAGGCGTTCAGCGGCGAGGTGCCGTTGTTGGTGAAGGACACCGACGCCGTGAACCCGGAGTTCCACTGGTTGGCCACGTTGTAGGTGACGGCGCAGGGGCCCGGCGGCGGGTCGGTGGGTCCGCCGCCGTCGCCGCCCAGGGCGGTGTGCACGGCGTCGTAGGCGGGTTTGGCCTGGTAGCTGCTGTTGTACAGCAGCGGCGCGCCGTAGCCCTGGAAGACGTCGGGCACCCAGGAGTACTGGTCGGAGACGCCCCACACGGTCACGGCCACGCAGCCGTCGACCGCCAGGCAGGCGTTCATGACCGTGGTGTAGTCGCGTGCCTGCTGCTGCAGCTCGCTCTGGTCGGCCGGCATCTGGATGCGCACGTCCAGCTCGGTGATGGCCACCTTCAGGCCGAGGTCGGCGAAGCGCTGGATGTTCTGCTGGATGCCGCTGGGCAGCTGGCCGTTGATGAGGTGGCCCTGGATGCCGATGCCGTCGAGCGGCACGCCCTGGGCCAGCAGGTCCTGGGCCAGCTCGTAGTAGGCGTTGCTCTTGGCGTTGATGCCCTCGATGTTGTAGTCGTTGAGCCACAGCTCGGCGTTGGGGTCGGCCTCGGCGGTCATGCGCAGCGCGTCGGCCACGAAGCCCGCCCCGAGGGTGTTGTAGAACACCGACGGCCGCCACGACCCGTCCTCAAGGAAGATCTCGTTGGCGACGTCCCAGTAGGCGATCTCGCCGCGGTAGCGCCCGGCGACCGCGTCGATGTGGTCGTTCATGACAGTGCGCAGCTCGGCCTGGCTCCAGCTCCGGTCGGACACCCACGACGGCAGCTGGCTGTGCCACACCAGGGTGTGCCCGCGCACCTTCATGTTGTTGGCCTGGGCGAAGTCCATGAACTGGTCGGCCTGGCCGAACTGGAAGTTGCCGCGCGAGGGCTCGGTGGTGTCCCACTTCATCTCGTTCTCGGGCGTGGCGGCGTTGAACTCGCGGGCCGCGATGGCGCGGTACTGGCTGTCGTTGTTCAGGTGGTTGACGGCCAGGGCGGCGCCGATCTCGAAGC encodes:
- a CDS encoding TIGR03619 family F420-dependent LLM class oxidoreductase, which translates into the protein MSAAGPALYAVLPAEHADLDPRTVVDLARRAEDLGYGAVWLPDHPLPPAGYSDTYGGVFEPLVLLTAIAGATRSVRLGTSVLILPLRDPFLLAKQAATLERLAPGRLVLGVGAGWEEAEFTALGVDFADRGGRTDEALALIRHLHTVGRGPFEGPRFGFETGVFAPAPTAPVPLLVGGISAAALRRAARHGDVWQAVPGITAERFGALAAALRERAAGRPIETGARLSLPAGRDPRDAAEEIAALGAAGADHVSVWFGSPDGYADRMAALVRAVGR
- a CDS encoding TetR/AcrR family transcriptional regulator → MVIARRVRVADAAVEVIADEGLRGLTHRAVDARAGLPEGSASSCFRTRLALLRAVLDRVVELDEAALAGLEFPPGDAAAVADALTGFLEYSLGPGRARTRARLELYLDAARRPGLREPLAAANARFLDRAASGLAAAGVADPRGAARLLLAQLDGLLYDALARPFAPADRAWLRRAVGAAVRSLQV
- a CDS encoding cytochrome P450, whose product is MLRQGAAIAELARHGYDGLLTLYRRHGPVFTLGAGRHGYVYLLGPEANRFVFANTALFRTREAFEALVPVDGPTSLIVSEGADHRRRRALVRPALHHRRVEGYVRTMAESADAAIDAWRPGDRIDAYQVFRAAIRRGTVRALFGPRLAADADFLGDRLQPMLDVIDRMPQALRAHRVLRTPAWRRAMAARRAADERLYAEIARLRGEARGGTDPHAVAPGDGEGDGDGGGARGGHILADLVRARSADGAGLSDAEIRDQAMTLIAAGYETTSAALAWTLHRLLTTEGAWRRARAEAERAGPPTAESLGRVPYIAGAVNEALRLHPPAAISARHTAAPFTFAGHRVPEGATVVYSPYVTHRLPEAWPDPLRFAPDRWAEGFRPAPEHFCPFGGGAHRCVGSAMATTELVVTTMRVVARATLTPETREVRPRGLTTMRPAGGLPVRVTSVRPG
- a CDS encoding bile acid:sodium symporter family protein codes for the protein MAFLVTLAGFVGRWFGVLVLASAVVGLLAADQTAQLVTWVNPLLGVIMFGMGLTLRPADFKIVATRPQAALVGVLAQFVVMPLTGWGLAMALQLPPELVVGMVLVGSAPGGTASNVIVYLARGDVALSVAMTSVSTLLAPLLTPLLVLLLAGSTLPVDAAGLLTSILQVVLVPVVLGLVVRLLFARLVERVLPLLPLVSVGGIVVVVAAVVGANADALLSTGALVVLAVVLHNAAGLTLGYLAAWAVRLPESARRAISVEVGMQNSGLAAALATTHFTPLAALPAALFSVWHNIAGALVAGVWSRRPTDPAPPNPPESAEKPTAS
- a CDS encoding LysR family transcriptional regulator codes for the protein MLSVERMRVLHAIAVNGSLNAAAESLHVTNSAVSQQLAKLEREVGQALVERNGRGVRLTDAAHILVEHTGQILSLVQRAEAALEEHRSEVIGTVRIAAFATGARGLVVPAIGLLAHSHPRLRVELNETEPFNAVTAVSRGECDLGLEVDWEGAPVKLPTTMVKAPIMVDVADIALPVDHPLAHREILDLDEVLNEPWISWRGGSICDDWLHGMLRARGAEPVIAHTVEEHQTKLTMIAAGLGAAVMPRLGLGPVPEGVRLVPVQPALTRQVFAFWHQDSARRPALTAVLRALRDASADPA
- a CDS encoding DMT family transporter codes for the protein MSALPSDSRPPVPTAPAAPASAAAPRPRRAVDWRLKFLLLALVWGSSFMFIGIAAQVLVPVHITLGRMVTGLLPLAAVLLVRRGRLPRGARTWFHLSVTAFLLNVVPFTLFGYAGQLIPSALSGICNAATPLFALLFSLLLLSDERPTRARLAGLGLGFLGVLVVFGVWTGLAGAGPVGMLLAVGAAVCYGIGTPYLRRFLSGTGHSPLELSTAQLITGTVQIGIAAALFTDAPAALPLPVVAAVAVLGALGTGFAYVLQYAVIREAGATVATTVTYLAPVVAIGLGVLLLGEDLAWNEPVGALIIIAGAALAQYRPRRPAPVGG
- a CDS encoding DUF389 domain-containing protein, with product MLHLRVITPRDRTDDVLAVLERQVGVAHVVVFRDAAVRPRGDSVEADLARECVDSVLSDLADLEIDRRGAITLEALETTLSDSADVARAKAPGHGDEAVVWDELISRADDESHLNWVYLTFLTLGLMISAVGVVTNSPVTVVGAMAVAPDFGPLAAFGVGIVGRRWDLVRQSTVTTAVGFTLAMAITAVFVLLLELSGLVSFSPPGFADGSQVDFIYDVGPFSLIVALLAGAAGMLSLVSAKSAALVGVFISVTTVPAAAYAVVAVTLAEWQRAVESLEQLVINLVGIMVAATLVLAVRTGRDRRKGAPGRSLSSR
- a CDS encoding AEC family transporter, whose product is MSGVIVGFGVIASIVAVGYILGRLDVLGRNGREVLSRLSFYVATPALLFDILSTADLSVLVSAPLLVSALSMLVVAALFVAVGLLRRWGVARTTMGALCASYVNAGNLGIPISAYVLGDASLVAPVLLFQLLVLGPIGLTVLDVNRSEPGGRTGPLRILTTPLRNPVVIGCLAGVAVAASGWSPPEPFMEPFELVGSISVPAVLLAFGISLHGSPLPFRGPEKAAVGLAVLLKCLVQPAAAWAVGVFAFGLSGAELFAVVVLAALPTAQNMYTYSLRYGAAETMTREIVLLSTLLTLPVLVGIAFLLG
- a CDS encoding endo-1,4-beta-xylanase, yielding MRAERRGRRGTAPRPGGRLARRLLGAALAAVAGAAVLAPAPAANADSPLRVHAAEQGFEIGAALAVNHLNNDSQYRAIAAREFNAATPENEMKWDTTEPSRGNFQFGQADQFMDFAQANNMKVRGHTLVWHSQLPSWVSDRSWSQAELRTVMNDHIDAVAGRYRGEIAYWDVANEIFLEDGSWRPSVFYNTLGAGFVADALRMTAEADPNAELWLNDYNIEGINAKSNAYYELAQDLLAQGVPLDGIGIQGHLINGQLPSGIQQNIQRFADLGLKVAITELDVRIQMPADQSELQQQARDYTTVMNACLAVDGCVAVTVWGVSDQYSWVPDVFQGYGAPLLYNSSYQAKPAYDAVHTALGGDGGGPTDPPPGPCAVTYNVANQWNSGFTASVSFTNNGTSPLNAWELEFDFPNGQRVTSGWSGQWTQSGSTVTVSNAAWNGTVAAGGTVSLGFNGSHTGTNNEPTSFSLNGQECSVS